One genomic region from Candidatus Poribacteria bacterium encodes:
- a CDS encoding ATP-dependent Clp protease proteolytic subunit has product MIPVVVEQTSRGERSYDIYSRLLEDRIIMIGTPIDDDAVANIVTAQMLFLEGKDPDADIVLYINTPGGSVSAGLAIYDTMQYIKADVQTWCLGRAYSMGAILLAAGAPGKRYALPHAKALIHQPMASGIGGQASDISIHANEILQERDRLYTILAQHTGQAVEKIATDADRDFYMTAGQALEYGLVDQVVSQRATES; this is encoded by the coding sequence TTGATACCTGTCGTTGTTGAACAGACAAGCCGAGGCGAACGCTCTTATGATATTTATTCTCGCCTGCTTGAAGACCGTATTATCATGATTGGGACACCGATTGATGATGATGCCGTCGCAAACATCGTAACCGCACAGATGCTTTTCCTCGAGGGAAAGGATCCTGATGCCGACATTGTACTCTATATTAACACGCCGGGTGGTTCTGTTTCTGCCGGTTTGGCAATCTACGATACAATGCAGTACATCAAAGCAGATGTACAAACTTGGTGTCTGGGGAGAGCCTATAGTATGGGGGCTATCTTGCTCGCTGCGGGTGCACCGGGCAAACGCTACGCGCTACCACATGCAAAAGCACTCATTCACCAACCCATGGCAAGTGGTATTGGCGGACAAGCCTCCGACATTAGTATCCATGCAAACGAAATTTTACAAGAGCGCGATCGGCTTTATACAATTTTAGCGCAACATACTGGTCAAGCTGTTGAGAAAATCGCTACCGATGCCGACAGAGATTTTTATATGACTGCCGGACAGGCACTTGAATACGGTTTGGTCGACCAAGTTGTTTCCCAACGTGCTACAGAGTCGTAG